Proteins found in one Scomber scombrus chromosome 15, fScoSco1.1, whole genome shotgun sequence genomic segment:
- the LOC133995753 gene encoding formin-1, producing the protein MEGTVQSQTPQPPRTCGSPGKSCWNLDVRVAVLLLTIAGAVILLLLYRLLQMRHRLRLARARHALEYHSFFHTGTYTLKHPTPSEDLPTKNGTVPDEASLPIQTVTAVTPVPITALPPPPVAPPPLLALPPPPSLPPPLLQRPASLPSTHPVLTLPLPVPMIHTTPPSPHLSWGACSDADVYSRIGAFRPSRLSSLSSQSKVILFEHSSL; encoded by the exons ATGGAGGGAACCGTCCAGTCCCAAACGCCACAACCCCCAAGGACCTGCGGCTCACCTGGGAAATCATGCTGGAACTTGGATGTGAGGGTGGCGGTGCTTCTGCTGACTATTGCTGGAGCTGtgatcctgctgctgctgtacagACTCTTACAGATGAGacacag ATTGAGGTTAGCCAGAGCGAGACACGCTCTGGAGTATCACAGCTTCTTCCACACCGGCACCTACACACTCAAACACCCCACACCGAGTGAAGACCTGCCAACCAAGAACGGGACAGTCCCTGATGAAGCTTCTCTGCCAATCCAAACCGTTACCGCAGTGACACCTGTGCCCATCACTGCACTGCCGCCCCCACCGGTGGCCCCTCCACCCCTACTTGCactccctccacctccttcccTGCCTCCACCACTTTTACAACGTCCAGCTTCTCTCCCATCGACACATCCTGTCCTGACCCTCCCTCTCCCCGTGCCTATGATCCACACCACCCCACCCAGCCCTCACCTATCGTGGGGTGCCTGCTCAGATGCAGATGTGTACTCTCGGATCGGAGCTTTCAGGCCCTCCAGGCTCTCCAGCCTTTCCAGCCAATCAAAGGTCATTTTGTTTGAACACTCGTCTCTCTGA